In Pongo abelii isolate AG06213 chromosome 15, NHGRI_mPonAbe1-v2.0_pri, whole genome shotgun sequence, a single window of DNA contains:
- the GMFB gene encoding glia maturation factor beta produces MSESLVVCDVAEDLVEKLRKFRFRKETNNAAIIMKIDKDKRLVVLDEELEGISPDELKDELPERQPRFIVYSYKYQHDDGRVSYPLCFIFSSPVGCKPEQQMMYAGSKNKLVQTAELTKVFEIRNTEDLTEEWLREKLGFFH; encoded by the exons ATG agtgAGTCTTTGGTTGTTTGTGATGTTGCCGAAGATTTAGTGGAAAAGCTGAGAAAGTTTCGTTTTCGCAAAGAAACGAACAACGCTGCTATTATAA tgaagATTGACAAGGATAAACGCCTGGTGGTACTGGATGAGGAGCTTGAG GGCATTTCACCAGATGAACTTAAAGATGAACTACCTGAACGACAACCTCG CTTCATTGTGTATAGTTATAAATATCAACATGATGATGGAAGAGTTTCATATCCTCTGTGCTTTATTTTCTCCAGTCCTGTTG GATGTAAGCCTGAACAACAGATGATGTATGCTGGAAGTAAGAATAAGCTAGTCCAGACAGCTGAACTAACCAAG gtattCGAAATAAGAAATACTGAAGACCTAACTGAAGAATGGTTACGTGAGAAACTTGGATTTTTCCACTAA